A single genomic interval of Pelagerythrobacter marensis harbors:
- a CDS encoding succinate dehydrogenase assembly factor 2: MIDPVRLSRARFRAWHRGTREADFMIGGFFDRYHADWTEGDLAWFESLLEQNDVDVMAWALRTQPVPDRFAGPQMAAMQKLDYVEI; the protein is encoded by the coding sequence ATGATTGACCCCGTTCGCCTTTCCCGCGCCCGCTTTCGCGCATGGCACCGCGGCACCCGCGAAGCCGACTTCATGATCGGCGGATTCTTCGACCGATATCATGCAGACTGGACCGAAGGGGATCTCGCCTGGTTCGAAAGCCTGCTCGAACAGAATGACGTCGATGTCATGGCCTGGGCCTTGCGCACGCAGCCCGTGCCCGATCGCTTTGCCGGCCCGCAGATGGCGGCCATGCAAAAGCTCGATTACGTCGAGATCTAA
- the recG gene encoding ATP-dependent DNA helicase RecG: MRPDILNPLFAETATLDGVGPKLQKPLDKLGLVRVRDIAYHLPERFVTRRPVEALDQAGEGEQIVIALTPTEHRPARSGRGPYRVLAQDGAGNICALTYFGRASYTAKKQLPVGEKRWVAGRLDRYGDMLQIVHPDHVSEAGDNTLGQLCEPVYALSEGLTQTKVAGLVAQALARLPDLPEWIEPGQLAQRKWPAWKDALPQAHRGEHAGARDRLAYDELLANSLALMLVRADNRRRRGQPLAGDGRLRARLELSFPLTGAQTRSIAEIEGDLAQDAPMLRLLQGDVGAGKTVVALHAMLVAVEAGKQAALLAPTEILARQHFETLRAMLRPTGIEIALLTGRDKGRARESILMGLMDGSIDIVVGTHAIFQDSVAYRDLALAVIDEQHRFGVAQRLQLAAKGRRTPHTLAMTATPIPRTLTLAQYGEMDVSRLDEMPPGRQAIDTRVVSQERLADVVEAVGRHIAGGQQAYWVCPMVREHESEDIAAAEARYAALKERFGEAVVLVHGQLGPERKDSAMARFASGEAKLLVATTVIEVGVDVPAATLMVIEQAERFGLAQLHQLRGRVGRGSEKSTCLLLRGDALSETGRERLALMRETQDGFRLAEEDLRLRGGGELLGTRQSGDTPFRVATLDQIQRLLPLAHDDARLLMERDGGLEGERGAAARVLLYLFERDWGVQLLRGG; this comes from the coding sequence ATGCGTCCCGACATTCTCAACCCGTTGTTCGCCGAGACCGCGACGCTCGACGGGGTGGGGCCGAAACTGCAGAAGCCGCTCGACAAACTGGGGCTCGTCCGGGTGCGCGACATTGCCTATCACCTGCCCGAACGGTTCGTAACGCGGCGGCCGGTTGAAGCACTCGACCAGGCGGGCGAGGGCGAGCAGATCGTCATCGCCCTGACGCCGACAGAGCATCGCCCCGCGCGTTCGGGCCGCGGCCCCTATCGCGTGCTGGCCCAGGACGGGGCCGGCAATATTTGTGCGCTGACCTATTTCGGCCGCGCTTCGTACACTGCGAAAAAGCAGCTTCCGGTGGGCGAGAAGCGGTGGGTCGCCGGGCGGCTCGACCGCTATGGCGACATGCTGCAGATCGTCCATCCCGACCATGTGAGCGAAGCGGGCGACAATACGCTCGGCCAGTTGTGCGAGCCGGTCTACGCCCTTTCGGAAGGGCTGACGCAGACGAAGGTCGCTGGGCTGGTCGCGCAGGCGCTGGCCCGGCTGCCCGACTTGCCCGAATGGATCGAGCCGGGGCAACTCGCGCAACGGAAATGGCCGGCCTGGAAGGACGCGCTGCCGCAGGCGCACCGGGGCGAGCATGCGGGAGCACGCGACCGCCTCGCCTACGACGAATTGCTTGCCAACAGTCTCGCTCTTATGCTGGTGCGTGCGGACAATCGCCGCCGCAGGGGCCAGCCGTTGGCCGGCGACGGCAGACTGCGCGCCAGGCTCGAACTGTCGTTCCCGCTTACCGGCGCGCAAACGCGCTCGATTGCGGAGATCGAGGGCGATCTTGCGCAGGATGCCCCGATGCTGCGGCTGCTGCAGGGCGATGTCGGCGCGGGGAAGACAGTGGTTGCGCTCCACGCCATGCTGGTCGCGGTCGAGGCGGGAAAGCAGGCCGCGCTGCTGGCGCCGACCGAAATCCTCGCCCGCCAGCACTTCGAAACCTTGCGCGCGATGTTGCGGCCGACGGGGATCGAGATTGCACTGCTGACGGGCCGCGACAAGGGCAGGGCGCGCGAATCGATCCTGATGGGCCTGATGGACGGTTCGATCGATATCGTCGTGGGCACGCACGCCATCTTCCAGGACAGCGTGGCCTATCGCGATCTCGCGCTGGCGGTGATCGACGAACAGCATCGCTTCGGCGTCGCTCAGCGGCTGCAACTGGCGGCCAAGGGACGGCGCACGCCGCATACGCTGGCGATGACGGCGACTCCGATTCCGCGCACGCTGACACTGGCCCAGTACGGGGAAATGGACGTGAGTCGCCTCGACGAGATGCCGCCGGGGCGGCAGGCGATCGATACCCGCGTCGTGTCCCAGGAACGGCTCGCCGATGTGGTGGAGGCCGTGGGCCGGCATATCGCCGGGGGTCAGCAAGCCTATTGGGTCTGCCCGATGGTGCGCGAACACGAGAGCGAGGACATTGCTGCGGCCGAGGCACGCTATGCCGCGCTGAAAGAACGGTTCGGAGAAGCGGTCGTGCTGGTTCACGGACAACTGGGGCCGGAACGCAAGGACTCGGCGATGGCGCGGTTCGCCTCGGGCGAGGCGAAGCTGCTGGTCGCGACCACGGTGATCGAAGTCGGCGTGGATGTGCCCGCGGCGACATTGATGGTGATCGAACAGGCGGAACGCTTCGGCCTTGCCCAGTTGCATCAGTTGCGCGGACGGGTCGGGCGGGGCAGCGAGAAATCGACCTGTCTGCTGCTGCGCGGCGACGCCTTGTCGGAAACGGGCCGCGAACGGCTGGCGCTGATGCGCGAGACGCAGGACGGCTTTCGCCTGGCGGAGGAAGACTTGCGCTTGCGCGGCGGCGGCGAGCTGCTGGGCACCCGCCAGTCGGGCGATACCCCGTTTCGCGTTGCCACGCTGGATCAGATCCAGCGCCTGCTCCCGCTCGCGCACGACGATGCCCGGCTTTTGATGGAGCGCGACGGCGGGCTGGAGGGCGAGCGTGGCGCCGCGGCACGCGTGCTGCTCTATCTGTTCGAACGCGACTGGGGCGTTCAGCTTCTTCGCGGCGGTTAG
- a CDS encoding low molecular weight protein-tyrosine-phosphatase — MTGPAILFVCLGNICRSPLAEAVFRDAAARAGLDATADSAGTADYHVGEPPDPRSIATAARHGIDIAHYRGRQLAREDFDRFDWIIGMDRANMRNIDRLRPASSRAKVAMLMDLVPGREGAEVADPWHGGEENFSRTWEDVSLGAEALVALLR; from the coding sequence GTGACCGGGCCCGCTATCCTCTTCGTCTGTCTCGGCAATATCTGCCGTTCTCCCCTGGCCGAAGCGGTTTTTCGAGACGCAGCGGCTCGCGCCGGGCTCGACGCCACTGCCGACAGCGCGGGGACCGCGGACTATCATGTCGGCGAGCCGCCCGATCCGCGCAGCATCGCCACCGCGGCCCGTCACGGAATCGATATCGCGCACTATCGTGGACGGCAGCTGGCGCGCGAAGATTTCGACCGCTTCGACTGGATCATCGGCATGGACCGGGCGAACATGCGCAATATCGACCGCCTGCGGCCCGCGAGCAGCCGGGCGAAGGTCGCCATGCTGATGGACCTCGTGCCCGGCCGCGAAGGTGCGGAAGTCGCCGATCCGTGGCATGGAGGGGAGGAGAATTTCAGCCGCACCTGGGAAGATGTGAGCCTTGGCGCAGAGGCGCTCGTGGCCTTGCTGCGCTAA
- the thyA gene encoding thymidylate synthase: MASAATPADSPARDHPEWQYLDLMRRIWAEGSERVDRTGVGTRSVFGAMLRFDLAGGAMPLLTTKRVYWKTATREMLWFLTGETNIRPLVLQGVKIWNEWPHARYVRETGDAIELEVFVQRIAEDEAFAERWGDLGPVYGKQWVDWPTWRYRKDGLYEPGPGINQVAQVVESLRSNPGSRRHIVEGWNVAELERMALPPCHKTYQFHVADGRLNCALYQRSCDVALGLPFNLWSGALLQRMIAQQVDLEPGELVWMGGDVHLYLNHEHLIEEQLGREPQGHPRLEIMRRPETIFDYRIDDFEVRDYTPLGAIKAPVAV; this comes from the coding sequence ATGGCCAGCGCCGCAACCCCTGCCGATTCTCCCGCCCGCGATCATCCCGAGTGGCAATACCTCGACCTGATGCGACGCATCTGGGCGGAAGGCAGCGAGCGCGTGGATCGCACCGGTGTCGGAACCCGCTCGGTTTTCGGTGCGATGCTGCGATTCGATCTGGCGGGCGGGGCAATGCCCCTGCTGACCACCAAGCGCGTGTACTGGAAAACGGCGACGCGCGAGATGCTGTGGTTCCTTACCGGCGAGACGAACATTCGTCCGCTGGTGCTCCAGGGCGTGAAGATATGGAACGAGTGGCCTCATGCGCGCTACGTGCGCGAAACCGGCGATGCGATCGAATTGGAGGTGTTCGTCCAGCGGATCGCGGAGGACGAGGCGTTTGCCGAACGCTGGGGCGACCTGGGCCCGGTTTATGGCAAGCAATGGGTGGATTGGCCGACCTGGCGTTATCGCAAGGACGGGCTCTACGAACCGGGGCCGGGCATCAATCAGGTTGCGCAAGTGGTCGAATCGCTGCGCAGCAACCCGGGCAGCCGTCGCCATATCGTCGAAGGGTGGAACGTGGCGGAGCTGGAGCGCATGGCGCTGCCGCCCTGCCACAAGACTTACCAGTTCCACGTCGCGGACGGACGGCTCAACTGCGCGCTCTATCAGCGCAGTTGCGACGTCGCGCTGGGCCTGCCGTTCAACCTGTGGTCCGGGGCACTGCTCCAGCGTATGATTGCCCAGCAGGTCGATCTCGAACCGGGGGAGCTGGTATGGATGGGGGGAGACGTGCATCTCTATCTCAACCATGAACATCTGATCGAGGAACAGCTCGGCAGGGAACCGCAGGGCCATCCGCGGCTTGAAATAATGCGGCGCCCGGAAACCATTTTCGACTACCGGATCGACGATTTCGAAGTGCGCGATTACACGCCGCTGGGGGCGATCAAGGCACCGGTGGCCGTCTGA
- a CDS encoding 3-methyl-2-oxobutanoate dehydrogenase (2-methylpropanoyl-transferring) subunit alpha yields the protein MADRPDADREAGANKPALRLHVPEPKFRPGDAVDFSHVPISEPGKQPRPDEACDARETEGLCYDLIRVLGDDDRAHGPWDPKLDPDTLRTMLGHFALVRAFDERMFRGQRQGKTSFYMKCTGEEATSVSAAMALASDDMVFPSYRQQGVLIARGYDLVEMINQIYSNKGDKLKGRQLPIMYSSREHSFFSISGNLATQTPQAVGWAMASAIKGDSRIAATWVGEGSTAEGDFHSACTFATVYNAPVILNVINNQWAISSFSGFAGSERTTFAARALGYGLAGLRVDGNDALAVYATQRWAANRARANAGPTLIEYFTYRAEGHSTSDDPSGYRSAQEREEWPLGDPVMRLKNHLIALGEWDEDRQAEMDRETAERVKAATKEAEKNGILGHGMHQPFRTMFEDVFEELPWNLKEQAEQATRERLIKFNGGRPQ from the coding sequence ATGGCCGACAGGCCCGACGCGGATCGCGAAGCAGGGGCGAACAAGCCTGCGCTTCGGCTCCACGTTCCCGAACCCAAGTTCCGGCCCGGCGACGCGGTCGATTTCAGCCATGTGCCGATCAGCGAGCCGGGCAAACAGCCGCGGCCCGACGAAGCCTGCGATGCGCGCGAGACCGAGGGCTTGTGTTACGACCTGATTCGCGTGCTGGGCGACGACGACCGGGCCCATGGGCCCTGGGACCCCAAGCTCGATCCCGATACGTTGCGCACGATGCTCGGGCATTTCGCGCTCGTGCGTGCGTTCGACGAGCGGATGTTCCGCGGTCAGCGGCAGGGCAAGACCAGCTTCTACATGAAATGCACCGGCGAGGAGGCCACTTCGGTCTCGGCCGCCATGGCGCTGGCCAGCGACGACATGGTCTTCCCCAGCTATCGCCAGCAAGGCGTGCTGATCGCGCGCGGATACGATCTGGTCGAGATGATCAACCAGATCTATTCGAACAAGGGCGACAAGCTGAAGGGCCGCCAGCTCCCGATCATGTATTCGAGCCGGGAACACAGCTTCTTCTCCATCAGCGGGAACCTGGCGACGCAGACGCCGCAGGCGGTCGGCTGGGCCATGGCGAGCGCGATCAAGGGCGACAGCCGCATTGCCGCGACCTGGGTGGGCGAGGGCAGTACGGCGGAAGGCGATTTCCACAGCGCCTGCACTTTCGCGACCGTCTACAATGCACCGGTTATCCTCAACGTTATCAACAACCAGTGGGCGATTTCGAGCTTCTCCGGCTTTGCCGGTTCGGAACGGACGACCTTTGCCGCGCGGGCGCTGGGCTATGGTCTCGCCGGCCTGCGGGTCGACGGCAACGACGCGCTCGCGGTTTACGCCACGCAGCGCTGGGCGGCCAATCGTGCGCGGGCCAACGCCGGCCCGACCCTGATCGAATACTTCACCTATCGCGCGGAGGGGCATTCGACCTCCGACGATCCATCCGGCTACCGCAGCGCGCAGGAGCGCGAGGAATGGCCGCTGGGCGATCCCGTCATGCGGCTGAAGAACCATTTGATCGCGCTGGGCGAATGGGACGAGGATCGCCAGGCGGAGATGGACCGCGAGACGGCAGAACGGGTCAAGGCCGCCACGAAAGAGGCTGAAAAGAACGGCATTCTCGGCCACGGCATGCACCAGCCGTTTCGGACCATGTTCGAGGACGTGTTCGAGGAGCTGCCGTGGAATCTCAAGGAACAGGCCGAACAGGCGACGCGCGAACGGTTGATCAAGTTCAACGGGGGGCGCCCGCAATGA
- a CDS encoding alpha-ketoacid dehydrogenase subunit beta → MSTEVQDIQAAGDGAERRLNMIEAINDALDIMLERDPDVIVMGEDVGYFGGVFRCTAGLQQKYGKTRVFDTPISECGIIGVAVGMGAYGLRPVPEIQFADYIYPGLDQLVSEAARLRYRSATEYIAPMTVRSPFGGGIFGGQTHSQSPEALFTHVSGLKTVIPSTPYDAKGLLISCIEDNDPVIFFEPKRIYNGPFSGFYDKPAEPWKRHPQSAVPEGYYKIPLGKARTVSEGEALTVLAYGTMVHVAESVCREKGVDAEILDLRTLVPLDIEAIEESVKKTGRCLIVHEATRTSGFGAELSALVTERCFYHLEAPVERVTGFDTPYPHSLEWAYFPGPIRIGEAIDKLLSE, encoded by the coding sequence ATGAGCACCGAAGTCCAGGATATCCAGGCGGCCGGCGACGGCGCCGAGCGGCGCCTCAACATGATCGAGGCGATCAACGACGCGCTCGACATCATGCTCGAACGCGACCCCGACGTGATCGTGATGGGGGAGGACGTCGGCTATTTCGGCGGCGTCTTCCGGTGCACTGCCGGCTTGCAGCAGAAGTACGGGAAGACGCGGGTGTTCGACACGCCGATTTCCGAATGCGGGATCATCGGCGTTGCGGTGGGCATGGGCGCCTATGGCTTGCGGCCGGTGCCCGAAATCCAGTTCGCCGACTATATCTACCCCGGCCTCGACCAGCTCGTGTCGGAAGCGGCGCGACTGCGCTATCGCTCGGCCACGGAATATATCGCGCCGATGACGGTGCGTTCGCCCTTCGGCGGCGGAATCTTCGGCGGGCAGACGCACAGCCAGAGCCCGGAGGCGCTGTTCACCCACGTTTCGGGCCTGAAGACGGTGATCCCTTCGACGCCCTACGATGCCAAAGGTCTGTTGATCTCGTGCATCGAGGACAACGACCCGGTGATCTTCTTCGAACCCAAGCGCATCTACAACGGCCCGTTCAGCGGGTTCTACGACAAACCGGCCGAACCGTGGAAGCGCCATCCGCAAAGCGCGGTGCCCGAAGGGTATTACAAGATCCCCCTCGGCAAGGCGCGGACCGTATCCGAAGGCGAGGCCCTGACCGTTCTCGCCTATGGCACGATGGTCCACGTGGCCGAATCGGTTTGCCGCGAAAAGGGCGTCGACGCCGAGATCCTGGACTTGCGCACGCTGGTCCCGCTCGACATCGAGGCTATCGAAGAGTCGGTGAAGAAGACCGGCCGCTGCCTGATCGTGCACGAGGCGACGCGCACTTCCGGTTTCGGGGCCGAGCTGTCGGCCCTGGTGACCGAGCGCTGCTTCTACCATCTCGAAGCCCCGGTCGAGCGCGTGACCGGTTTCGACACCCCGTATCCGCACAGCCTCGAATGGGCCTATTTCCCCGGCCCCATTCGCATCGGCGAAGCGATCGACAAGCTCTTGAGCGAGTAA
- a CDS encoding dihydrolipoamide acetyltransferase family protein: MAKFTFNLPDIGEGIAEAEIVDWHVKVGDTVEEDDRLADMMTDKATVEMESPVAGKVVEVAGEVGDTIAIGSMLVVIEVEGEVPDDVAGEEAAPAPKADEVEERIEVENPDASDADDAIAAEKASPPPAKGKSREAAEEEGGVDEAPRSSSLSAQGQGGRKVLASPAVRARAKDLGIDLAEVKPAADGRVRHADLDAFLSYNAGGGFSSAGRTRADEEVKVIGLRKRIAQNMAEAKRNIPHFSYVEECDVTDMERLRADLNANRGDDRDSRPKLTMLPLLITAICKTLPDFPMINARFDDEAGVVTRHGAVHLGMATQTDKGLMVPVIRDAQAKNLWQLAREIVRLANAARDGSAKSEELSGSTLTVTSLGPLGGVATTPVINRPEVAIIGPNRIVERPMFVPDGMGGERIEKRKLMNISISCDHRVVDGWDAASFVQALKRLIETPALLLAN; the protein is encoded by the coding sequence ATGGCGAAATTCACCTTCAACCTGCCCGATATCGGCGAAGGCATCGCCGAAGCCGAAATCGTCGATTGGCACGTCAAAGTCGGCGACACCGTCGAGGAAGACGATCGCCTGGCCGACATGATGACCGACAAGGCGACGGTCGAGATGGAAAGCCCGGTGGCGGGCAAAGTCGTCGAAGTCGCGGGCGAAGTCGGCGACACGATCGCGATCGGTTCTATGCTGGTGGTGATCGAGGTCGAAGGCGAGGTGCCCGACGACGTCGCCGGCGAAGAGGCGGCTCCCGCGCCCAAGGCGGACGAGGTCGAGGAGCGGATCGAGGTGGAAAACCCCGACGCGAGCGACGCAGACGATGCGATTGCGGCGGAAAAGGCCTCTCCCCCTCCAGCGAAGGGGAAGAGCCGCGAAGCGGCGGAGGAAGAGGGGGGCGTAGACGAGGCTCCGCGCTCCTCCAGCCTCTCCGCTCAAGGGCAAGGGGGGCGGAAGGTCCTTGCTTCTCCCGCCGTCCGCGCCCGAGCGAAGGATCTCGGTATCGATCTCGCGGAAGTAAAACCGGCCGCCGACGGCCGCGTGCGCCACGCCGATCTGGATGCCTTCCTGTCGTACAACGCAGGCGGGGGGTTTTCCTCCGCAGGTCGCACGCGGGCGGACGAAGAGGTCAAGGTCATCGGCCTTCGCAAGCGCATCGCGCAGAACATGGCCGAGGCCAAGCGCAACATTCCGCATTTCTCCTATGTCGAGGAATGCGATGTTACCGATATGGAGCGTCTGCGGGCCGACCTCAACGCGAACCGGGGAGACGATCGGGATTCTCGGCCGAAGCTGACCATGCTGCCGCTCCTGATCACGGCGATCTGCAAGACTCTGCCCGATTTTCCGATGATCAATGCGCGCTTCGACGACGAGGCCGGCGTGGTTACCCGTCACGGTGCGGTTCACCTGGGCATGGCGACGCAGACCGACAAGGGATTGATGGTCCCGGTCATCCGCGATGCACAGGCGAAGAACCTGTGGCAACTCGCGCGCGAGATCGTGCGACTGGCGAATGCGGCGCGCGACGGTTCGGCCAAATCGGAGGAGCTTTCGGGCTCGACGCTGACCGTGACCTCGCTCGGCCCGCTGGGCGGGGTTGCCACCACGCCGGTGATCAATCGCCCCGAAGTGGCGATTATCGGGCCCAATCGCATCGTCGAACGCCCGATGTTCGTTCCCGACGGGATGGGCGGCGAACGGATCGAGAAGCGCAAGTTGATGAACATCTCGATCAGCTGCGACCACCGCGTGGTCGATGGCTGGGACGCGGCGAGCTTCGTCCAGGCGCTCAAGCGGCTGATCGAAACGCCGGCCCTGCTTCTGGCCAACTAG
- a CDS encoding DUF2842 domain-containing protein — protein MRDQPSWRLPVGILALLAGLTVYGLLIARYVPELIGDWPAWAQAPVYLILGVIWLLPLKRFLVWMETGRWG, from the coding sequence ATGCGCGACCAACCGAGCTGGCGCCTTCCGGTCGGCATTCTCGCGCTGCTGGCCGGACTGACCGTCTACGGCCTGCTGATCGCCCGCTACGTTCCCGAACTGATCGGCGATTGGCCGGCGTGGGCGCAGGCCCCGGTCTACCTGATACTGGGTGTGATCTGGCTGCTGCCGCTCAAGCGGTTTCTGGTCTGGATGGAAACCGGCCGCTGGGGCTGA
- a CDS encoding 5-formyltetrahydrofolate cyclo-ligase, whose translation MTKADLRKALRIARREHVAALPDRVRALVFHRPPAPLLERIAEGATIGLYLADREEAPAASYARFFAERGHRIALPRFSTREAAMQFALHTDPFGESDLVDGLFGIRQPGTEAPIVEPEVLFVPLIGFTARGDRLGQGGGHYDRWLADRPDTLRIGLAWDAQLAEDIPVEEHDVPLDAVVTPTRLYGPF comes from the coding sequence ATGACCAAGGCCGATCTGAGAAAGGCGCTTCGCATCGCGCGGCGCGAACATGTTGCCGCCCTGCCCGATCGGGTTCGCGCGCTGGTGTTTCACCGCCCCCCTGCGCCCTTGCTGGAACGAATAGCCGAAGGGGCAACGATCGGCCTCTATCTCGCCGATCGCGAAGAGGCGCCCGCGGCGTCCTACGCGCGGTTCTTCGCCGAACGCGGCCATCGGATAGCGCTTCCGCGGTTTTCCACGCGCGAGGCAGCGATGCAGTTCGCGCTCCACACCGATCCGTTCGGGGAAAGCGACCTGGTCGACGGCCTGTTCGGAATCCGTCAGCCCGGAACCGAAGCTCCGATAGTGGAGCCCGAGGTCCTGTTCGTCCCCCTGATCGGTTTCACCGCGCGCGGCGACCGGCTGGGGCAAGGTGGCGGGCACTACGACCGGTGGCTGGCCGACCGGCCGGACACCCTGCGCATCGGGCTCGCCTGGGACGCTCAACTGGCGGAGGATATTCCGGTCGAAGAGCACGATGTGCCGCTCGATGCGGTGGTCACCCCCACGCGCCTCTACGGTCCGTTCTGA
- a CDS encoding cell division protein ZapA has product MSEVTLSVGGRDYAIACADGEEARVMELGLEIDRKFQQLGNNISTREAQNMLFAALLLADEAREQRDTAESLRARLATLEAERETLANEVARIRADPQPPPGSLFDDPDLAPALERFADLLETCADKLEGQAANT; this is encoded by the coding sequence ATGAGCGAGGTCACACTGTCGGTCGGCGGCCGCGACTATGCCATTGCCTGCGCCGACGGCGAAGAAGCGCGCGTCATGGAGTTGGGCCTTGAGATAGACCGGAAATTTCAGCAGCTTGGCAATAACATTTCGACCAGGGAGGCGCAGAACATGCTGTTCGCCGCGCTCCTGCTGGCCGACGAGGCGCGCGAGCAGCGCGATACGGCCGAAAGCCTGCGCGCCAGACTGGCGACGCTGGAGGCCGAACGGGAGACACTGGCGAACGAAGTTGCCCGAATTCGCGCCGATCCGCAGCCTCCGCCGGGGAGCCTGTTCGACGATCCCGACCTGGCCCCCGCGCTCGAACGTTTCGCCGACTTGCTCGAAACTTGTGCCGACAAGCTTGAGGGGCAGGCTGCGAACACCTAA
- the tkt gene encoding transketolase, with the protein MSLDPTRLAPMANAIRALSMDAVQAAKSGHPGMPMGMADVATVLWSNYLKFDPAAPEWADRDRFVLSAGHGSMLLYSLLHLSGYARPTLDDIRNFRQLGSPCAGHPENFLLDGVESTTGPLGQGLAMAVGMAIAERHLNAEFGSDLVDHRTWVVAGDGCLMEGINHEAIGIAGHLKLGRMIVLWDDNAITIDGSTDLSTSEDIRTRYAATGWHIVSCDGHDPADIGRAIDEALADERPSLVACRTVIGKGAPNKEGSSAVHGAPLGPEEVAAARESMGWHAPAFEIPEDILADWRATGERGRAAHAEWEVRLAASDRKAEFVRRMAGDLPTGDKAKQAFAEWLAQDYTVATRKASEMALEVLVPLLPEMIGGSADLTGSNNTKTKAMEPLTADDYGGRYLYYGIREFGMAAAMNGMALHGGVIPYGGTFLIFSDYCRNAVRLSALQQVRAIYVFTHDSIGLGEDGPTHQPVEQLMSLRLIPNLNVFRPADVIETAECWQLALEDKDTPSVLALSRQNLPQLRHGESSGGEMPSARGAYRLRAAGGERKVVLIATGSEVQVACATAEALEADGIGADVVSMPCMELFAAQDEAYRSEILPADALKVSIEAGSTLGWERYTGTDGLQIGLDRFGASAPAGDLFEKFGFTAEAIVPQIKARLGL; encoded by the coding sequence ATGAGCCTCGACCCGACCCGACTGGCGCCGATGGCCAACGCCATACGCGCGCTTTCCATGGACGCGGTGCAGGCAGCCAAATCGGGACATCCCGGGATGCCGATGGGCATGGCCGATGTGGCCACGGTGCTGTGGTCGAACTATCTGAAGTTCGATCCCGCGGCGCCCGAATGGGCCGATCGCGACCGCTTCGTGCTCAGCGCCGGGCACGGATCGATGCTGCTCTATTCGCTGCTGCACCTGTCGGGCTATGCGCGTCCCACGCTCGACGACATCCGCAATTTCCGCCAGCTCGGCAGCCCCTGTGCGGGGCACCCGGAAAACTTCCTGCTCGACGGCGTCGAATCGACCACCGGGCCGCTGGGCCAGGGGCTGGCGATGGCGGTCGGCATGGCGATCGCCGAACGCCATCTCAATGCCGAGTTCGGCAGCGATCTGGTCGATCACCGGACCTGGGTGGTCGCTGGCGACGGCTGCCTGATGGAAGGGATCAACCACGAAGCGATCGGCATCGCCGGGCACCTGAAGCTCGGCCGGATGATCGTGCTGTGGGACGATAACGCGATCACCATCGACGGATCGACCGATCTTTCCACCAGCGAGGACATTCGCACCCGCTATGCCGCGACCGGGTGGCATATCGTGTCGTGCGACGGGCACGATCCGGCCGACATCGGGCGCGCGATCGACGAGGCCCTGGCCGACGAGCGCCCCTCGCTGGTCGCCTGCCGCACGGTAATCGGCAAGGGTGCGCCGAACAAGGAAGGGAGCAGCGCGGTGCACGGTGCGCCGCTGGGGCCGGAGGAAGTCGCCGCCGCGCGCGAGAGCATGGGCTGGCACGCACCGGCGTTCGAAATCCCGGAGGACATCCTGGCCGACTGGCGCGCCACGGGCGAACGCGGCCGCGCGGCGCACGCCGAGTGGGAGGTCCGGCTCGCAGCGTCCGACCGGAAGGCGGAATTCGTACGCCGCATGGCGGGCGACCTGCCCACGGGCGACAAGGCGAAGCAGGCCTTTGCCGAATGGCTGGCCCAGGATTACACCGTCGCCACTCGCAAGGCGTCGGAAATGGCGCTGGAAGTGCTCGTGCCGCTGCTGCCCGAAATGATCGGCGGCTCGGCCGACCTCACCGGATCGAACAACACCAAGACCAAGGCAATGGAGCCGCTGACCGCCGACGATTACGGCGGCCGCTACCTCTATTACGGTATCCGCGAATTCGGGATGGCGGCGGCGATGAACGGGATGGCGCTGCACGGCGGCGTGATCCCTTATGGCGGCACGTTCCTGATCTTCAGCGACTATTGCCGCAACGCCGTGCGCCTTTCGGCCTTGCAGCAAGTGCGGGCGATCTACGTCTTCACCCACGATTCGATCGGGCTGGGCGAGGATGGACCGACGCACCAGCCGGTCGAGCAGCTGATGAGCCTGCGGCTGATCCCCAATCTCAACGTCTTCCGTCCCGCCGACGTGATCGAGACGGCCGAATGCTGGCAGCTCGCGCTCGAGGACAAGGACACGCCTTCGGTCCTCGCGCTCAGCCGCCAGAACCTGCCGCAGCTGCGCCATGGCGAGAGTTCCGGCGGTGAAATGCCGAGCGCGCGGGGCGCCTATCGCCTGCGCGCGGCGGGCGGCGAGCGCAAGGTCGTGCTGATCGCGACCGGCTCCGAAGTCCAGGTCGCCTGCGCCACCGCAGAAGCGCTGGAGGCGGACGGGATCGGGGCCGATGTCGTCTCGATGCCGTGCATGGAACTGTTCGCCGCGCAGGACGAAGCCTATCGCAGCGAAATCCTGCCGGCCGATGCGCTCAAGGTCTCGATCGAGGCCGGATCGACGCTGGGCTGGGAGCGTTATACCGGCACCGACGGGTTGCAGATCGGCCTCGACCGGTTCGGCGCCTCCGCCCCCGCCGGCGACCTGTTCGAAAAATTCGGCTTCACCGCCGAAGCCATTGTCCCACAAATCAAGGCCCGCCTGGGTCTCTAG